The genomic stretch ATCGTCCGTGAGTTGACCTTCCTTTGGCACTTGGCCGAAGACGTCAAACTTGTCCGAAGGATCCAAATCAAGCCCTTTAATGTATTCGACCACCCTTTCGCTGGTAATGTACCCCTTCTTAATTGGTATCAGTAGATTAACGGCCTCCTACACATTAATGTTTCCAAGGCATGACTGGCACACATATACTAATAAATGCGCATTTGCCACTAATAAGTGTAACATAGAGATATGTAGTCAACTTGCAGCAACTGGCCAATTCCTATTGTCAACTCACAACCTAACGTGTGTCCATTAAGTTCCGAGTTAACAATTGTGTGCTGCTGCATAGTGATAATTATCACCACAGTCACACCATATTCACTAAATAGTCTACCGAGATCATTACGTCGTTACCTTGCTGAATATACTTCCTAGGTCTCTCATTACTCTCCAATTGAGTGCGCTGATCAGCGCCTCATTCCTAAGACCTGACTTTGCGTACGCTCTGAACACTGTGCACACTTGCGAGACGCTCATTTCCTCCAGCCTTGCGTTAACTGCTGTAAACATCTGACTTGCGAATATTTTCTTGTAACTGCCGAGGCACCTTGCCACGATCACCAGCTGGCGTCCGTTGAGCTCGTTACTCGCCAGCTTCCTCTCCACCTTACTCACCAGCACTGCGTAGAAGCTGCTGTACCTGTTTCTTGTGAAGAAGAGCAGTGCCTGAACCAGATCCACGCTGTTATTCAATCTCCTTTCCAACGACGGCATCAGCTGCTGTATCAGCTTCACTGGATCGTGCTTAACTTTATAGAACGTGTACAAGCAGTATGCCACTGTCTTATCCGTCAGGTTAATGTGATTATTGGCTATTGTCCTTGTGTACCTTTTCAACTTGGTGCTCATTACGTCTTGACCCTTCCTCCTCACCTCCCACCCGTGCTGCGCTGAATTTAAGTACATTATGGCCTTGCTAAgagtgtatatttttacgtTTGCGTCTCCGCATTGTGTATCTGATGTGTTCCCACCGGCTAATCCTCTACCAATGCCAAAGCTAGTTGTACTACCAATGCCAAAGCTAGTTGTACTACTcctactattactacttctattgctattgttacttttgttactattgttattgttactattgacattgatattgttgttgatgttaatgttactactattaccactactactattactactactattagtgctactactgctacaaATATTACTACCAATGCCACTACTACTTGCATTGGGAATGCCATAGTTAGCTGTATTACCAATGCAATATCTACTGCCATCTGTGAGATGGCTGTACAGCTTCTCCATGAGATCTACTGCTTCTGCGCTCGTGGGTATTCTCGAGTAGTAGTTTACGATGGACAACACGTCTCTCGCTGTGTACTCACTCATGTGAAGCAGCGCTTGTATGTTCAATAAATCCATTTGTGTTTTCGTTATCTGAGGCCTATACTTGCTTAAAACTCTGAATACCAGCACCACGTCGTCCTTCGATAGCTGTGCCATGTTGTCAAAAACTCCTCTGTAGATCGGCTCCAACACACTTGGTTCTACTTCGTAACAGCAGTGGTACACATCTCTGAGCAGCAGTGCCAAATCCGTAGTGTTATAGCTGTAGCCACTGCTAATGGCATCCGATATGCCTCTGTAATCCAGCGGCTCATAgtttcttattttaatgaGCATTCTATAGCAGTTGACCGCATACTTATCAATGCGACACGGGAACTCGTTTTCAGTGCCACCACTGCACGTCGTCGTATCTTTATTGCCactattattgttttttgtgGTACTGGTATTGTTACCGCTAGTATTGCTAATAGCAGCCTTAGCAATAGTgccagtagtagtaatgcCACCAGTAGCAATACTATTACCaccagtagtagtagcactGCTACTACCACCAATATCACTGTTACCACTAGCAGCACTGGCACTATTTAACAGATTCCTAAACTGCCTCACTGCGGCGACCATGAACCCTTCTATTCCATCCCCGCCCGTGCTTAGCAGTATTTGGTACAGCTTCAGTCTCGCGTACAACTTGGCGTATTCGTTGCTCTTTGTAAAATCAACTCCCTCAAGCGCTCTTTGCACTACGCTTCTGTCCTCTATCACGTCTACACAGCACAGAATGCTCTCAACATCCAACCCACTGCTTCTGTCGGCACACGCGTTCAAATACAACTGAGATTGCAACGCCCTTGTCACGCTGCTGTTTCTGTGGGCCTTGATGAAGAGCCTCGTCAACTCAACCAGCACGTGGTAAGGCATATACGGCACATCCTTTATGAAATACGAGAGCGTCTTCTTCATGGTCTCCCAGTCTCCTGTCCTGTAGAAGATGTCAACTGTCTTCAGCAAAGTTTCATAGTCCCCAACTTTATTCGTCCTCGTTCTCAGCTCCTCTAACGCCCTCTTCACTCTATCGTCGTACACGAATATCTCTTTCTTAATTAAGTTATGCAAAACATCCACATTCTTCACCATATTGTCAACACTTTCCAGCCTACTCAATTCACTTTTCGTCTCCGCGGTCGACCTACCACCTTCTGCTACCCTAGGGTAGTAACTACACCACCTCCTTCCAGTGCTCATGCAACTGTTCATGCAACTGTTAACGCCACTTGTACTCTTCACACTGCTATTTAcaactttaaatttacatacTGCTCCAAACATCCTGTATATAATCATTTTGTCATCACTCAGCAATAATCATCTTATGAAGAAGTACTCGAATATGTTTGAGGCGTTTGCCTTTGACAGGTGACTGAAGTTTAGGTTTTTGTATCCTAGGAGCAGCTTAGCGTGCATCAGTGACGCTCTCATTGACGAGCTTGCGTTTAGTATCGACCTCGCTGTGTTTGGCGACTTTTTCATCAGCGCGTCGATCCTTTTGACCAGGTTGTACACGTCCATCATTGacattttctttattattctcAAGAGGTCCTTGCTCACCACCTTTCCGTTATCCAACAGCAACTCCTCCTCTGCTCTGTATCTCTTGTGTTCGTGCTTGGCGTAGTCTCCCAGATCCTTCATCTGTCCATTTCTTCCAGACAGTGCCTTCGAGGCTACCAGCCCCTCCTTAGTCTTCCCAGGGTGATGCTTAACTTGTGTAACATACTGCTGACTGCCGGCCATGGTTACTTGCTGACTCGTCGGCGAGTTAATTTGATGTGTTAGTGGCTGATTTAATTGCTGATTCAAAGGTTGACCTAATTGGTGACCTAGTTGCTGATTTAAGGGCATTCCCATATTGTTGATTGGCGAATTCATGTGCTGGGTCATTGGTCCGCTAATTGCCTGCTGCATTGTCTGATTTTGATAGTGGTGGTGGCCTGTATGTGTGCCCATTGGCTGACTCAATGCTGGGTCCATCGTCACACTCACTGGCTGAACTGCCTCCATGGGATCCAACTGCGATATCTCTGCTGGGATTTGCATCATCGGCGCCATCGTTGCTTGTGCCATGCCCTGCTGAATTAGCCCAGATGGCACCAGTCCTGGCCTAACCAGTCCTTGCTGTGCCAGCTTCGGCTGCATAAGTCCAACTGCTGGCTGCATCAATCCCATGTTGGCCTGCGGGTACATTGCCATGTCCCCCTGTACCATTGGTATGTTCGGCTGAACCATTGGCATGGACCCTTGCGGCATCGGCATCATATTCTGCTGTGCCATTGTGAAGCTTGGCTGCACCATTCCGTAACCGCTCTGGTCCATCGGTCCCATTGTCTGATGTCCGTATGGCGACATATCTGGATGCCCTATCTGCTGCATCCCTGGCTGCTGCACCTGCATATTATATGGTCCTGGGTCCATCTCCTGAGTATGCGCCTGATCCGTTTCCTTCGGCTGCGAACTTTCCTTGTGATACAGGGTGTCCAACAAGATGTCCGAGTACTTATCTCTATAGAAATCGTCGCAAAAGTCCACTTTAACAGGCCTGCCTGCGAAACCGTTAGTGcgtacttatttatttactattctatataacttatttatttataggCTGGGCTACTAGCTGCTAGTAAATGATCCAATGTTTAAACTACTAATTGCACACCTTTAACTTCCATGGCTCCCAGTCTCTTTATGGCCTCTACGCACTCTGCTTCTGTTCTGTACTCAACGTTTCCATATCCTCTACTTTTGTTCGTGTGATAATCTCTTCTTATTCTATGAAAGGGTCAATGATACGGTCAAAATAACCGGcttttgatttattttgtcCATATACTTATAATTAACGTGAAATATGTCTAACTTATAAATAGTATCCTAAACACTAGCCAGTTATGTATAAAACCTACGCAAGGTATCTTATTGTGCCACAGCCATGTAACATGGCCCTCAGATCCTCCTCCGTTGTATCATATGGCAAATTACcaactaaaattaacaattaaGTATAAACAACGTACCGAATAATCTGAAATTCCGATCACGGCCGGCCATTTCATTATAtccttaaaatttacatatGATTTTcgaattttttattaaattaattactTTTACAATTCTCTAGTGTAATTATCTCCAATTTAAGAATTTAGTTGgcaatttaatatttattttatcagtGATAGATGGCATGGGGGATAGCTGTTATAATATGCTATGATTTCCTATATACTTTAATTTCCAGActcaattatatatttttccATCTTCGTAATTAAATGGTTTTGCTATTTTATTGTTCTagttgtttaattttaaatctagtGGCTTCAAatgatttacacattacacATTCCATCTTCTATTTCTATTTGGCTTTCCTTAGCTATTTTTAAGTCTTAAACACAATTGtatttaactaaaatacaaattatgaatttttataatattttttttacaatgtaatttaatttacacctAATATCGCATTGATAAACGACGGAATAAGTTATTATCGCACCAATGCCTCTCATTAGAGCCAGAGAGAAGGCAATTCAACGTGGAATAAAGCACGAAGCGGTCATTAGAAGGATAGGAAGAAGAGTACATAAAAGGTTCAGGTCATGGTCACAACAGCGGTACCACAACTAGTTAACCACTGTGACAAGAAACTAATTGAATAACACTTAGCACGAGGAAGTTCTGGCTTCCCGCAAAGGTTTCACTGCATACGCCTCTGGATTTGATGGATGGATGGCTGCTATCAGCAGCCGTGCAGAAGGCAGCGACGATCAGGAAGCACGATTTGAGACTCTGGTAGGAATTGCCCTCGTTAACTTAGTATAGGCATGGATTTGGGAGTAGGATGCTGGAGTTGTCTCACACGCTTACTGGACAGCAGCTAGGGTACATTTACTACGGGTGCGTTTTACTAAATTACgagataaaaatttataaattgagCAGTTTTGGGAAGAGCAGATTCTTAAAGCCCAGTTTATACGAGGATATGATGAAGTTCACTGAACCAATGCTCTCGACTCTGAGCAGCCACAGTCTAATGTGCGTAGCCTGGGCACTCAACAGAGTTCAAATACGGAATAAGGAGTTTTTGTCAAAGGTATGCAACTTAGAGTAGTTTACGCTTGATGCTAATGGCCATTTAGTACTCGTTGGAAGTAGGCTCAAGGATCGATGATATAAGAGCAACCgatttgattaaaatttgtaactCATTGTCTAAACTGGTAACCACTACTAGTTAATAGTCATTTGGTTGCTGCTAATGTAGTTATTTAAGCATATAGATTCAGGGAGCATTAAGTTAATTGCCAAGGAaactgatttaaattaggACGGGTATAACAACTTTTTAAAGGAGAAGTTGTCTGAGAAAATGATAGAGAAGCTGGAGAGTCTCTACGCCCAGGATTTTAGAAACGCAGTCAACCTATTGTCAATGATTCACCTCTATGACGAAAAGACGCAGGTTTATATTCTTTCAAGATTCTCAAAGTACCGTTTCAGCCTATTCACAGCTACTACGCAGCACTAGCGGCTTAGTAAACACGATTCTTAGGATATTCATCTGTGCCAGGCCACAACACCTGCAACAGGCATACTGCTCAGCTGTGGCCACGAAGGTTCTTTTCCAAAAGGTCTGGGCACAGCTGGATAAGTCAGTCAAGTCATTTTATACACGTTTAAGGTACAATGATGACAAAGATAGATAGTTAACAATTAATACCAGTGGTACCAGTAGTGCTAGTATTACCGTTATTACAACTACCACTTATATTACCAGTATTACCAATCCTACCATATTGACAATATCAACAGTATGCGAAAAATACAACAGTGTCTGAGAAAGCCATCTGAACTGCAGTGGGACGTTTCTAACACCCTCGCAAAGCTGGGAGTACATCACAGGAACACGTTCTACTGGGGATGCTTCTGGATCGACATAGGAGAAATACAAGAAAAATCAAACTGCTGGTTCATAGACGGGCCATCATGTTTCTACACATCCACGTccaaatacacaaataagaCTAAGCTGCAACACAGGTAACATAtctatacacatacatatgtatGCATATTTATACGTATACGTGTGTAtaaagttatttaaaaaccaatataagtaaaattgGATGACAATACACATGTAGAGTCCTGAATAACCTGGGATGGAACATAAGAAGAGTGCCCTGGTATCGATGGGTCGAACACATGGGAGACTCACAGTCAAAAATGGAATACATAAGGTAGAATGAATAGACAGTTCAGAAGAAACTGACGGTGTTTACAGGAAGTTAAGGGATTCAGAATCACTAGGAGAATTTATACAAGATGACCAGCTTACGAGTCTGGAAgtgaaggagaagctggatAAGATCAAGCAACATTATAAAACTACGGAGTCGATTGAGTGATTCCAAAGAAACAACTAATGCAACTGAAATGAATGATACGTATATGTTAGTTAAGATGTGTATAGAACCACTAGTAGTTAATTATTGAATGGAATCAACAGTAACACAAATAGTACTGTGAATAAAAGTGGGAAAAAACATCAAATAAAGgtaagaataaaaaataaatagtaattaAATGATCAAACAAACATTATggaaaacaatataataaaatgtgtggtAATATAAAAGGgtataatgaaaaataaaacacagATAAAACACCCCCATGACGTCGTTTTAaaagtaatatttattttgataaaaatgttcGCAACGAGGTAAGAAATAGCGTAAAACAAATGTTAATTCGTAGGAGTGAATACGATAGAGGTGTTAACACGTTCTCACCAGAGGGAAGGCTCTTTCAAGTGGAATACGCACTGGGAGCAATGAAGCTGGGAAGCACAGCTATAGCAGTCTCCACGAAGGACGGAGTAATATTCGCATCGGAAAGAAGAGCAACCTCACCGCTGCTGGAGTTCGTATCGCTTGAAAAAATCATGGAAATCGACAACCACATAGCATGTGCAATGAGCGGCCTAATAGCTGACGCAAAAACTCTCGTGGATCACGCGAGGTCGGAATGCGTGAATCACACCTTTGTATATAACGAAAAAATGGGAATACGCTCCTGCGTCGAAGCAATAGCGGACTTAGCTCTGGAGTTTTCAGGTAAGCAGAAACCAGAACGACATAGAAAGCCTGAGGAAACTAAAACTCACTAACCCATACAATAATTTAGATGTGTTTgacacgaagaagaagaagtctATGAGTAGGCCCTTCGGAGTGGCCCTGCTCGTGGGAGGGATAGACTCCGAGGGCCCAGTGATTTGGTGTGTAGACCCCTCGGGAACAATAATCAAGTACAAGGCGGCAGCAATAGGCTCAGCTCAAGAGGGAGCGGAGTCGATGCTGCTCCAGAAGTACGACGAAAACATGGAATTCAAAGGTGCGCCATCACGGACTTAGAGAGTTAATTACCACTAAACACAGCTATTTACAGCAGATctaagtttaaaaatggacattataactatatatatgtggAATCTTCACACAAATTAGTGTTAACCTCCACTTCGTCCGATTCCATAACCCAATTTGTGCAGATGCGGAAGTGCTGGTTCTGGACATACTTAGGCAGGTGAtggaggagaagatgaCTCCGAAGAACGTGGAAATGGCGAGAATTAAGGTCGACGACGTCAGATACTGCGAATACGACGAGGCGATGCTGGAAACGCTCATTTTTAGCCTCCCTGAGCTCCAGGTGGACTAACATTTAACCTGGGCGAGACGTTACCAAATTATGCagcaaataaatttaaataatttattttttatttttaatttctcGTTCACTCAAAATGGGTTGTATGTCTTCTAAATTGGTCGAGGGTTCCGACCTGAAACGCGAGCCAAATCAAAAAAGGTAACTCAGTGTTCGCAGCTCATGTATTTAGTATACATAAACTAtgaattatatatttataccaATAAGTagaatattttgttaaaatatgtcGAGCGtcgttaaaattaaatacacacactagTGGTAGATTCCACataattaaacatatacacatggCCCCAATTAGTTATCTATATATTAgtattaattatcaatttattattaattacaaacaattaataataaattgataattaatacCAATGTTCGGTCAAGTAATCGAGCCATACGtgtaagtgtgtaaatataacttTTCAGAACGAGTAAGTCCATCCCCGAAAAGGTGTCTGGAACAAACAAACCCTCAGAAACCAGTAAATCTAAGGACAAAACAAAGGATAAAAAGGCAACTAGTGGTTTTGGAAAAACTAAGTCATCAGAAATCAGTAAATCTAAGGACAAAACAAAGGATAAAAAGACAACTAGTGGTTCTGGAACGAATAAGTCAACCAGGGGATCAAGCACAAAGAAGTCGACCAGTGATAAAACAGGTAACACTAGAAGTGAAGGTAAAAAAGAGGGTGGAAAGGAGAAGTCTAGCAAATTAAGAGACACAAGTGCCAGTAGAAGCGCAACCAAAGATAAAAGCTCCAGGACTAAGGACAAATCAACTAAACAGGGGAATAGCAAGTCCAGAATCAGTGGCGACAAAGGACACAAAAGTAGCAGTGACAAGAAAAGTAAATCAGAGGCACGATCAAATTACGCAAAAAGCGGAAGCAACATCAAGAAATCAGCAAGCTTGAGGGGACCTGAGGGCAAAACAGGGGGAGACAAGGCCGCTCCCAAGAAGAAGGTGATCAATTTCATTCCTCCGCCCCGAACCAATAAACCCAGAGTCAACAGCTTTGACGAAAAGCCCATATCACAGGCGAAGAACCTATCAACAAAGAGCTGGTGGGAGGTAGAGTACACAGGCCACTCATCGTACTCATCTGAGCTGAGCTACAAGAACTTCAGAAACACCAGCAATAACACCAGCAATAACACcagcaataacaacagcaataacaacaacagaaACAGAAGttacaacaacagcaactcgagcaataacaacagcaataacaacaacagaaACAGAAGttacaacaacagcaactcgagcaataacaacagcaataacaacaataacagtagtagtagcaacaGGGCCCTCAATAATTCTGCGGGTAGATTCAAAAGGGATGGTGGAAGCCCAGAACGCTTTCTCAACGACGGAGCAACTCTACACAAGTTCCCAGATCAACTATCACGTGGAAACGGTTACGGTGCTGGAAACGTGAACGGTGCCTACCTGGCGGGAGACAGGGACGGGCTTGTGGACGAGTCTAATGATGACAGCCACAACGCACAGCGGTTTCAGTCAAAAGTAACCAGCCGTGGCGAAAACGAAAAGTTTAAACCGGTTGGCGACGATTTCAGGAATTCCACGGACTGCAACGTCGACGGCTCAGTGAAGATCGATGTTCCGTTCTGTGACGATGAGGATGACACCCCTCACGGGTCTCGAGGCGGTTCCAGGAGGGGCGGGTTTCCAGACTGCTCTCCACTGACGAAGGGGGCCAAAGCGAGGCCCTTCGGATTCCAGGGCGCAAATGACGACACCATTTTGAGCCACTCATCGTTTTCACGGGGCGATTCCTCCACGTCATCTTTAAACGGGAAGCGCATGGATGACGAGTTTGGCGATTCAAACGCGCTCCCCTCCAGGTCGACAAACGTGCCCTTCAGGCAGTCCCATCAGGGAGAGCAAGACGCGGAGGACGGTGGCCCACTCGTCAGTGCCAACGCTCCCCCAAGGCCCAAGTTCAAGAGGCCTCTGCCACTGAAGCGAGGCGCTGGAATGATTTACAGGAAGGCGGTAAGACCCACTTAGACTATTTATGCTACCGTCTCCGCCCTATGCCTTTAATAAACCCTTTGCAGACACCTCTAGTCAAGTCGCCCGAGGTGGTGATCAAGGCCCTCGTGGACAGAATAGTGAGTTTGGAGGACTCCAAGTTCAACGAGCACTCGAAGGCTCAAAAGGAGCTGATTGGGCAAATCCTGAAGTCGCCGGACGTGTTCGCCAGACTCGACGTTCAGGCGGTGCTGAAGGTGGCCCGGAAGATCGTCGAGGTCGCCGGGGGAAACAGGACCAGCCTCGCCAGGAGCTCGCTCATCTGCCTCGGCCACTTGTTCCGCATCTTCCAGGGCACGCTGAACCCGGTCGTCGTGGACGCGATGCACCTCTGCGCCAAAAAGGGCGTCTCGAGCTCCCCCGAGCACCTCGTGGTGGCCAGCAACTTCTGCATGGCCTCCATCTGCGCGAACTCGCTTGAGCACAAGGTTGGGTCGATGCTGGTCTCACTGTACCGAAGGTAAGCTTTAGTCGTTAGAAACCACTGCACTTATCCTGTTTGTCTGCTGCACACTACTGTTGCGCAACTGTACTACTCTACTGTTGCATATCTATACTACTCTACTGTTGACGCCTAGTTTAAGTACTGGTGAACTCCTAGGCTACATACGCGCCATTACCTTCCAGCCCTTACTCATTATTGTTTAGCAGCAGGGCCCATCACATATTGTCTCTCAGTGGCATGGTCGTTCTCGTGGACAGGATGCGGGAGGACATGGCGAGGCTCAAGTGCATCGACGACATCGTCGACTGTGCTGTCAAGGGCACCAGTACTGGCGGCGTTCCCTCTAGAGTGGCCTCCAGGAACATACTTGGCATAATCGACACTTACTCTGAGCTGGACCGCCACTTAAACGCCTGCAGGTGCCCTGAGATCACAAAGGTTTTCATAAGGCAGGTGTTGACCAAGTTCAGCGACGACTCCAAGGACGCGTTTGTGGAGGAATTCTCGAGGATTGTACCGCTCTAACATGCTATAAACCATAACTACGCTACACATAACTCCATCACATTATTGTAACTTATGCTCACATCATTCCATCACATTATTGTAACTTATGCTCACATCATTCCATCACATTACCACAACTTATTATCACATCACTTTTAATCCATATGAGTTCAACTCCAGTATCCTCCTCAGCATATTCACTGCTACTGAGTCCCACTTTTCTCTCGACACCTGGTTGTAGCACACTT from Theileria orientalis strain Shintoku DNA, chromosome 1, complete genome encodes the following:
- a CDS encoding secretory protein, with product MPLIRAREKAIQRGIKHEAVIRRIGRRVHKRFRSWSQQRTRKFWLPAKVSLHTPLDLMDGWLLSAAVQKAATIRKHDLRLWHGFGSRMLELSHTLTGQQLGYIYYGFGKSRFLKPSLYEDMMKFTEPMLSTLSSHSLMCVAWALNRVQIRNKEFLSKYSLEVGSRIDDIRATDLIKICNSLSKLDGYNNFLKEKLSEKMIEKLESLYAQDFRNAVNLLSMIHLYDEKTQVYILSRFSKIFICARPQHLQQAYCSAVATKVLFQKVWAQLDKSVKSFYTRLSMRKIQQCLRKPSELQWDVSNTLAKLGVHHRNTFYWGCFWIDIGEIQEKSNCWFIDGPSCFYTSTSKYTNKTKLQHRVLNNLGWNIRRVPWYRWVEHMGDSQSKMEYISSEETDGVYRKLRDSESLGEFIQDDQLTSLEVKEKLDKIKQHYKTTESIE
- a CDS encoding proteasome subunit alpha type 5-2, which encodes MKNKTQIKHPHDVVLKVIFILIKMFATRSEYDRGVNTFSPEGRLFQVEYALGAMKLGSTAIAVSTKDGVIFASERRATSPLLEFVSLEKIMEIDNHIACAMSGLIADAKTLVDHARSECVNHTFVYNEKMGIRSCVEAIADLALEFSDVFDTKKKKSMSRPFGVALLVGGIDSEGPVIWCVDPSGTIIKYKAAAIGSAQEGAESMLLQKYDENMEFKDAEVLVLDILRQVMEEKMTPKNVEMARIKVDDVRYCEYDEAMLETLIFSLPELQVD